In the genome of Pan troglodytes isolate AG18354 chromosome 15, NHGRI_mPanTro3-v2.0_pri, whole genome shotgun sequence, one region contains:
- the CHD8 gene encoding chromodomain-helicase-DNA-binding protein 8 isoform X10 — MPAQSPREDEESSIQKRRSNRQVKRKKYTEDLDIKITDDEEEEEVDVTGPIKPEPILPEPVQEPDGETLPSMQFFVENPSEEDAAIVDKVLSMRIVKKELPSGQYTEAEEFFVKYKNYSYLHCEWATISQLEKDKRIHQKLKRFKTKMAQMRHFFHEDEEPFNPDYVEVDRILDESHSIDKDNGEPVIYYLVKWCSLPYEDSTWELKEDVDEGKIREFKRIQSRHPELKRVNRPQASAWKKLELSHEYKNRNQLREYQLEGVNWLLFNWYNRQNCILADEMGLGKTIQSIAFLQEVYNVGIHGPFLVIAPLSTITNWEREFNTWTEMNTIVYHGSLASRQMIQQYEMYCKDSRGRLIPGAYKFDALITTFEMILSDCPELREIEWRCVIIDEAHRLKNRNCKLLDSLKHMDLEHKVLLTGTPLQNTVEELFSLLHFLEPSQFPSESEFLKDFGDLKTEEQVQKLQAILKPMMLRRLKEDVEKNLAPKQETIIEVELTNIQKKYYRAILEKNFSFLSKGAGHTNMPNLLNTMMELRKCCNHPYLINGAEEKILTEFREACHIIPHDFHLQAMVRSAGKLVLIDKLLPKLKAGGHKVLIFSQMVRCLDILEDYLIQRRYLYERIDGRVRGNLRQAAIDRFSKPDSDRFVFLLCTRAGGLGINLTAADTCIIFDSDWNPQNDLQAQARCHRIGQSKAVKVYRLITRNSYEREMFDKASLKLGLDKAVLQSMSGRDGNITGIQQFSKKEIEDLLRKGAYAAIMEEDDEGSKFCEEDIDQILLRRTTTITIESEGKGSTFAKASFVASENRTDISLDDPNFWQKWAKKADLDMDLLNSKNNLVIDTPRVRKQTRHFSTLKDDDLVEFSDLESEDDERPRSRRHDRHHAYGRTDCFRVEKHLLVYGWGRWRDILSHGRFKRRMTERDVETICRAILVYCLLHYRGDENIKGFIWDLISPAENGKTKELQNHSVFDVSPFPGLSIPVPRGRKGKKVKSQSTFDIHKADWIRKYNPDTLFQDESYKKHLKHQCNKVLLRVRMLYYLRQEVIGDQAEKVLGGAIASEIDIWFPVVDQLEVPTTWWDSEADKSLLIGVFKHGYEKYNTMRADPALCFLEKAGRPDDKAIAAEHRVLDNFSDIVEGVDFDKDCEDPEYKPLQGPPKDQDDEGDPLMMMDEEISVIDGDEAQVTQQPGHLFWPPGSALTARLRRLVTAYQRSYKREQMKIEAAERGDRRRRRCEAAFKLKEIARREKQQRWTRREQTDFYRVVSTFGVEYDPDTMQFHWDRFRTFARLDKKTDESLTKYFHGFVAMCRQVCRLPPAAGDEPPDPNLFIEPITEERASRTLYRIELLRRLREQVLCHPLLEDRLALCQPPGPELPKWWEPVRHDGELLRGAARHGVSQTDCNIMQDPDFSFLAARMNYMQNHQAGAPAPSLSRCSTPLLHQQYTSRTASPLPLRPDAPVEKSPEETATQVPSLESLTLKLEHEVVARSRPTPQDYEMRVSPSDTTPLVSRSVPPVKLEDEDDSDSELDLSKLSPSSSSSSSSSSSSSSTDESEDEKEEKLTDQSRSKLYDEESLLSLTMSQDGFPNEDGEQMTPELLLLQERQRASEWPKDRVLINRIDLVCQAVLSGKWPSSRRSQEMVTGGILGPGNHLLDSPSLTPGEYGDSPVPTPRSSSAASMAEEEASAVSTAAAQFTKLRRGMDEKEFTVQIKDEEGLKLTFQKHKLMANGVMGDGHPLFHKKKGNRKKLVELEVECMEEPNHLDVDLETRIPVINKVDGTLLVGEDAPRRAELEMWLQGHPEFAVDPRFLAYMEDRRKQKWQRCKKNNKAELNCLGMEPVQTANSRNGKKGHHTETVFNRVLPGPIAPESSKKRARRMRPDLSKMMALMQGGSTGSLSLHNTFQHSSSGLQSVSSLGHSSATSASLPFMPFVMGGAPSSPHVDSSTMLHHHHHHPHPHHHHHHHPGLRAPGYPSSPATTASGTTLRLPPLQPEEDDDEDEEDDDDLSQGYDSSERDFSLIDDPMMPANSDSSEDADD, encoded by the exons CCCGTTATTTACTACCTGGTGAAATGGTGCTCTCTGCCCTATGAGGATAGCACATGGGAGCTAAAAGAAGATGTTGATGAGGGCAAGATTCGAGAATTTAAACGGATTCAGTCAAGGCACCCAGAACTCAAAAGGGTG AATCGTCCGCAGGCAAGTGCCTGGAAGAAATTGGAGCTATCACatgaatataaaaacagaaaccagCTACGGGAATATCAGTTGGAAGGGGTCAATTGGCTGCTCTTTAATTGGTATAACAG GCAGAACTGCATCCTGGCTGATGAGATGGGATTGGGCAAAACTATTCAGTCCATTGCCTTCTTGCAGGAAGTATATAATGTGGGCATCCATGGTCCCTTCTTGGTCATTGCCCCACTGTCCACAATTACTAACTGGGAGCGAGAATTTAATACATGGACAGAAATGAACACTATTGTGTACCATGGCAGTCTGGCCAGCAGGCAGATGATTCAACAGTATGAAATGTACTGCAAAGATTCACGG GGACGCCTCATCCCAGGCGCATACAAGTTTGACGCTCTGATCACCACTTTTGAGATGATTTTGTCAGATTGTCCTGAGCTTCGTGAAATTGAATGGCGTTGTGTTATCATTGATGAAGCCCATCGACTGAAAAACCGTAATTGCAAGCTGCTTGATAGTCTCAAGCACATGGACCTG GAACACAAGGTGCTACTCACAGGAACACCATTGCAAAATACTGTAGAAGAACTGTTTAGCTTGCTTCATTTCTTGGAACCGTCACAATTTCCCTCAGAATCAGAGTTTCTCAAGGACTTTGGGGATCTCAAGACAGAGGAACAG GTTCAAAAGCTACAGGCCATTCTTAAGCCAATGATGCTGAGAAGACTCAAAGAGGATGTTGAAAAAAACTTGGCACCCAAACAGGAAACTATTATTGAAGTAGAGCTGACTAATATCCAGAAGAAATACTATCGGGCTATTTTGGAGAAgaatttctccttcctttccaaaGGGGCAGGTCATACCAACATGCCTAATCTACTTAACACAATGATGGAGTTGCGCAAGTGCTGCAACCACCCATATCTCATCAATG GTGCTGAAGAAAAAATCCTAACAGAATTCCGTGAAGCTTGCCATATTATACCTCATGACTTTCACCTGCAGGCCATGGTTCGTTCAGCCGGCAAACTGGTTCTTATTGACAAGTTGCTTCCAAAGCTTAAAGCTGGTGGCCATAAAGTTCTGATCTTCTCTCAGATGGTACGCTGCCTAGACATCCTAGAGGATTATTTAATCCAGAGGAG GTACTTATATGAACGTATTGATGGGCGAGTTAGAGGCAACCTTCGACAGGCTGCCATTGACCGCTTCAGCAAGCCTGACTCAGACCGCTTTGTCTTCTTACTGTGTACCCGGGCTGGTGGACTTGGTATTAATCTTACAGCTGCTGATACCTGCATCATCTTTGATTCAGACTGGAATCCACAAAATGACCTGCAG GCCCAGGCACGATGTCATCGAATTGGGCAGAGCAAAGCTGTAAAGGTGTACCGCCTCATCACTCGTAATTCCTACGAGAGAGAGATGTTTGATAAGGCCAGCCTCAAGTTGGGGTTGGATAAGGCTGTGCTTCAATCCATGAGTGGTCGGGACGGCAACATTACTGGA ATCCAACAGTTCTCTAAGAAGGAGATTGAAGATCTTTTAAGAAAAGGAGCATATGCAGCCATCATGGAGGAAGATGATGAAGGCTCCAAGTTTTGTGAAGAGGACATTGACCAGATCTTGTTAAGACGAACTACAACCATCACCATTGAATCTGAAGGAAAAGGTTCCACCTTTGCTAAG gCAAGCTTTGTTGCTTCTGAAAACAGGACAGATATTTCTTTGGATGACCCCAACTTTTGGCAAAAGTGGGCCAAAAAGGCTGACCTAGACATGGATCTGCTCAACAGCAAG AATAATTTGGTAATTGACACACCTAGAGTACGAAAACAAACGCGCCACTTTAGCACTCTGAAAGATGATGACCTGGTGGAATTCTCTGATTTGGAAAGTGAGGATGATGAGCGGCCACGCTCCCGCAGACATGACCGTCATCATGCCTATGGGCGCACTGACTGCTTTCGGGTGGAAAAGCATCTCCTGGTATATGG ttggGGACGATGGCGAGATATTTTATCTCATGGACGCTTCAAGCGACGTATGACTGAACGAGATGTGGAGACCATTTGTCGGGCCATTCTCGTGTACTGTCTTCTACACTACCGTGGGGATGAAAATATTAAAGGCTTCATCTGGGACTTGATTAGCCCAGCTGAAAATGGCAAGACAAAAGAACTGCAGAATCATTCAG TCTTTGATGTCTCCCCTTTCCCAGGTCTATCTATCCCTGTGCCTCGTGGAcgcaaaggaaaaaaagtaaagtcACAAAGCACTTTTGATATCCATAAGGCAGATTGGATCCGGAAATATAACCCTGACACTTTGTTCCAAGATGAAAGTTATAAGAAGCACTTGAAACATCAGTGTAACAA GGTACTGTTGCGGGTACGAATGCTATACTACCTGAGGCAGGAGGTTATTGGAGACCAAGCAGAAAAGGTGTTAGGGGGTGCGATTGCCAG TGAGATTGACATATGGTTCCCAGTAGTGGATCAACTGGAGGTTCCAACAACTTGGTGGGACAGTGAGGCTGACAAGTCGCTGCTCATTGGAGTCTTTAAACATG GCTATGAGAAATATAATACTATGAGGGCAGACCCAGCCTTATGTTTCCTAGAAAAGGCTGGCCGACCAGATGACAAAGCAATTGCAGCAGAACATCGAGTGTTGGATAACTTCTCTGACATAGTAGAAGG GGTTGACTTTGATAAAGATTGTGAAGATCCTGAATATAAACCACTCCAAGGTCCCCCAAAGGACCAAGATGATGAG GGTGATCCCTTGATGATGATGGATGAGGAGATCTCAGTGATTGATGGAGATGAAG CCCAGGTGACCCAACAGCCAGGCCATTTATTCTGGCCTCCGGGCTCTGCCCTAACAGCTAGGCTTCGGCGTCTAGTAACAGCATATCAGCGCAGCTACAAGAGAGAACAAATGAAGATAGAGGCTGCAGAACGTGGGGACCGGCGAAGGCGGCGTTGTGAAGCAGCCTTCAAGCTGAAAGAAATTGCACGGCGGGAGAAACAACAACG ATGGACAAGGCGTGAACAAACTGATTTTTATCGAGTGGTGTCTACGTTTGGTGTGGAATATGACCCTGACACCATGCAGTTCCATTGGGATCGCTTCCGCACTTTTGCTCGACTAGACAAAAAGACAGATGAAAGCCTTACCAAGTACTTCCATGGCTTTGTGGCCATGTGCCGCCAAGTATGCCGCCTTCCCCCAGCAGCTGGAGATG AACCCCCAGACCCTAATCTGTTCATTGAGCCCATCACTGAGGAGAGAGCCTCACGGACTCTCTACCGTATAGAATTGCTTCGGCGCTTACGGGAACAAGTTTTATGCCACCCCCTTTTGGAAGATCGGCTGGCATTGTGTCAGCCTCCTGGTCCTGAATTGCCCAAATGGTGGGAGCCTGTTCGGCATGATGGGGAGCTTCTAAGAGGGGCAGCCCGCCATGGGGTGAGCCAAACAGACTGCAACATCATGCAGGACCCAGACTTCTCTTTTCTGGCTGCCCGTATGAATTATATGCAGAACCATCAAGCAGGAGCACCAGCTCCATCCTTGTCACGCTGCTCTACTCCACTGCTGCACCAGCAGTATACCTCACGCACTGCCTCACCATTGCCCTTGCGCCCAGATGCTCCTGTTGAAAAGTCACCCGAGGAGACAGCTACCCAGGTCCCCAGTCTGGAGAGTCTGACTTTAAAGCTAGAGCACGAGGTGGTGGCCAGGAGCCGACCAACCCCACAAGACTATGAGATGCGAGTATCCCCCTCTGATACTACCCCTCTGGTTTCCCGGAGTGTTCCACCAGTCAAACTGGAGGATGAGGATGATTCGGACTCTGAGCTGGACTTGAGCAAGCTGTcaccatcttcttcttcttcctcatcctcatccagctccagctccagcactGATGAGAGTGAggatgagaaggaagagaagcTAA CTGACCAGTCCCGCTCAAAGCTCTATGATGAAGAGAGTCTCCTGTCCCTCACTATGTCCCAAGATGGATTCCCAAATGAAGATGGAGAACAAATGACCCCTGAGCTTCTGCTACTGCAGGAAAGACAAAGAGCCTCTGAGTGGCCCAAG GATCGTGTCCTGATAAACCGTATTGACCTCGTCTGCCAGGCTGTACTCTCAGGGAAGTGGCCTTCTAGCCGTAGGAGCCAGGAAATGGTAACAGGAGGAATTTTGGGGCCAGGCAACCACTTGCTAGACAGTCCCTCATTGACTCCTGGAGAATATGGTGACTCTCCAGTCCCCACACCACGAAGTAGTAGTGCAGCTTCCATGGCAGAGGAGGAAGCATCCGCAGTCAGCACAGCGGCAGCCCAGTTCACCAAACTTCGCCGAGGCATGGATGAAAAGGAGTTTACAGTTCAAATCAAAGAT GAGGAAGGATTGAAGTTAACATTCCAGAAGCACAAGTTGATGGCGAATGGAGTAATGGGAGATGGACATCCACTGTTTCATAAGAAGAAGGGGAACAGAAAGAAGCTAGTAGAG CTGGAGGTGGAGTGCATGGAAGAGCCTAATCACCTTGATGTGGACCTGGAGACCCGGATCCCTGTCATCAATAAGGTGGATGGTACTTTGCTGGTGGGTGAGGATGCCCCTCGCCGGGCTGAACTGGAGATGTGGTTACAGGGTCATCCAGAGTTTGCTGTTGATCCCCGATTTCTAGCG TATATGGAGGATCGCAGAAAACAGAAGTggcaaagatgtaaaaaaaataataaggcagAATTGAACTGTTTGGGAATGGAACCAGTACAGACAGCTAACTCTAGAAATGGGAAAAAG GGTCATCACACTGAAACGGTGTTCAACCGGGTTTTGCCAGGGCCTATTGCACCAGAGAGCAGCAAGAAGCGGGCCCGTAGGATGCGACCAGACCTTTCTAAGATGATGGCCCTCATGCAGGGTGGAAGCACTGGGTCTCTATCTCTGCATAACACGTTCCAACACAGCAGTAGTGGCCTACAGTCTGTGTCATCTTTGGGTCACAGCAGTGCCACTTCTGCATCTTTGCCTTTTATGCCATTTGTGATGGGTGGTGCACCATCATCCCCTCATGTAGACTCCAGCACCATgcttcatcaccaccaccaccacccccacccccaccatcaccaccatcaccatccagGCTTGAGAGCCCCTGGCTACCCCTCTTCACCAGCGACTACCGCCTCTGGTACTACCTTGCGGTTGCCACCACTGCAACCTGAGGAGGATGACGATGAGgatgaagaagatgatgatgactTATCTCAGGGCTATGATAGCTCAGAAAGGGACTTCTCACTCATTGATGATCCTATGATGCCAGCTAACTCAGACTCCAGTGAAGATGCTGATGACTGA